In Nitrospirota bacterium, the genomic window TGAACGGAAGGCGCTGAGTTGTTTTACTAAACTTTCAGCCATCTCTTCAATCTCCTTATAGATTTGCTCATCAAGCATATCATATGTATTGGCTAAATCAAAACCTGCTACTGTTTCATAAGTGGACCGTATAGAAATTCCAAGAAAACGTGCAAACTCGGCATCTGAATTATCAGCAGAACCTTCTGCAATATTCAATACGATGGAATTTAGTGCTCGTATAATCTGGTCCGCTAATGCCTTATCCTTAACTTTATCTTTAAGGATGTTCCTGCAAAACCTCCCATAAAGTTTTGCATCCTGATAAACCTTAAATTTCCTAAACCGAAAAGCCACCTGTCATCTGTTAAAAGTTAAAAGTTATAAGTTATAAGTGAAAATTGCAAAGCAATTTTCCTGGCGGAGGGGGTAGGATTTGAACCCACGGTGCTCATCACACAACGGTTTTCAAGACCGTCGCCTTAAGCCACTCGGCCACCCCTCCTTGCTACGAATGTCATAAATGCCTTTCTACGGCGTTGGACTCCTCAGGGAATCCTCAACGTACTTAAAAGTACGCCTCCGGTTCCCTTCGTCGTCCGCCTTGTAGAAAGTCATTTCTGACATTCTCAGTTGCTTATACGAATGCTATAAATGTCTTTCTGCGGCGTTGGACTCCTCAGAAAATCCTCAACGTACTTGAATAAGTACGTCTCCGGTTTTCTTCGTCGTCCGCCTTG contains:
- a CDS encoding four helix bundle protein, with the protein product MAFRFRKFKVYQDAKLYGRFCRNILKDKVKDKALADQIIRALNSIVLNIAEGSADNSDAEFARFLGISIRSTYETVAGFDLANTYDMLDEQIYKEIEEMAESLVKQLSAFRSSLLKD